DNA sequence from the Treponema sp. OMZ 838 genome:
TTAAGCTTGATCCCTTTAACCGGTAAGGCCTCGGAAACTTTTCTAAGCGTCAAGGGTTGAGAATATTGTTGTTTATACTCTTCCGATAAGAACGTAGTCCATTGAGCATAGTCCTTTGTCGCTGTAATACGATTAAGCTTCTCGACAATCTTTTCCATCTCCGTTTTTGTTTGATCATAGGTTTCTTTTGTAATGGTAACCCCTTCAAACTCAGCAATAACGGTATTTTTTTCTTCGACAGGTTCAGGCTTCGCTTCAACAACCGGTTCTTTTTTCTCAATAACCGGTTCAGGCTTCGCAGGAGTCTCCTCCACCTTCGCAGGAGGTTCTTCCGCCTTTACCGGCGGTTCTTCTACCTTCGCAGGAGGCTCCTTCGTCTTAACAGGAGGCTTCGGCTTGACCGGAACCGCGGGTTTTACGGGTTCCCATTTTACCGGCGCTTCCGGTTCTTTGATCGGTTCAGGCTGAGGAGCCGGAACGGCAATCTCTTCGGACGGTGCAGGTTCCTTTTTTACATCAGGAGAAACAGATGCACACCCTGCCGCTATGCTTATGAAAAAGCTTAGCAATAAATATCTATAGATTATTTTCATGTCGCTATCCTATAGGTAAAAACGGTTTTGGTCAAATCATTACGCGATTACAATCATGACAAATGAGCCAATTCGTTATGGACTGCATTATACGTCATAAAACCGCCCGAAAGGTTCACCGTATGTTTATATCCGTTTTGCCGCAAAATCCGTTCCGCTATATATCCTCGCAACCCCATCCCACAGTTAATAACAACCGGCCGATCTTTCGGCACCTCATTCAGTCTACTTCGCAATGCAGTATGCGGTATGTTGACTGCTCCCGGAAGGGCGCCGCAGCTGAATTCTTCCGGTGTCCGTACATCAAGGAAGAATGCTCCCTGTTCCGCATATCGGGGAATATCCCGCCACGAGATAATCGTTGTTAAACCGTCGCGGTCGTTTTCCGCAATAAATCCGAGCATATTGACGGGATCCTTCGCAGAGTCAAACGGCGGCGCATAGGCATGCTCAAATTCGGCAAGATCGGAAATCGTACCGTTCTTTTTAATGTATGCGGCAATAACGTCGATTCTCTTGTCAACACCTTCTACACCGACCGCTTGTGCACCCCAGAGCCGGCCGTTTTCAGGATTATAGAGAATTTTAATCGACAACATAGAGGCATGGGGGTAATAACTTGCATGATGAGCAGCATGGGTTACCACCTGCTTATAGGGAAGCCCTGCCCTATCCAATGCCTTTTCGCCCAATCCCGTTGCAGCGGCGGTATAATCGAATATCCGGGCAATACTGGTACCGATTGTCCCGCAGTATGTTTTTTTATTGCCGTACACGATATTATCCGCGCAGATACGAGCCTGTTTATTCGCAGGTCCTGCGAGCGGAATTGTCGTATCGGTACCGAGCAGCGGACTTTTAAACGAAATCGCATCGCCGATAGCGTAAATATCCTTTTGAGAGGTTTCAAAATATTCGTTGACTTTTATCGCCCCATTCTGCGCAAGCTCGATATTGCAATCCTTTGCCAATTTGGTATCGGGGCGCACGCCGATCGAAAGAAGAACAGCATCGCATACAACCTCTTTACCCGACTGCAAACATACCGCTAAACCGGCGCTGCGCCGTTCAAACGCTTTTACCCCATCTTTTAGGTATAAACCGACACCCTTACTGCGGATATTCTCCTGCACGATGGCTGCCATATCGTAATCGATAACGTTCATCACTTGATCAACTGCTTCGATAATGGAAACATCCATACCTCGGCGGTGAAGATTCTCAGCCATTTCCAAGCCGATAAAACCGCCGCCGATTACAGCGACACGTTTGGTTGCAGGGTTATCTATTTTCTGCTTAATCGCATCGATATCGCTGACCGAACGCAGTGTGTAAATGGCATCATCGTTAATCCCGGGTATCGGCGGTTTAATGGGAGATGCCCCCGGGCTTAAAATCAGCGTGTCATAACTTTCGGCACCTTCCGCCCCGGTATCCAAATTTTTGACCGTTACCGTTTTGGAAGCGGGATTAATCGCCGTTACCTCATGCCGTACCTTTGCGGTAACGTTCAGCGATGCCTTAAACTTTTCGGGCGTCATCACAAAAAGAGCTTCGCGGTTTTCGATAACACCGCCGGCATAATAGGGAAGCCCGCAGTTTGCAAAACTGATATGAGATCCCCGCTCAAAGATAATAATCTCCGCTGATTCATCCAACCGGCGTAACCGCGCAGCAACACCTGCACCTCCGGCAACGCCGCCTACTATAAGATATTTCTTCATTTTTCCTCCATAAGTTTATTCCATGATGACCCAACATACAATCAGTTTTAGAGGCATCGTCTTATTTCGTTTGTTTTTTCCAAGTGTCAATAAATTCAAGCATATACTGCTGAATACCGCCGAACCATTTTTGCTGAAAAGCACAGGCTTCCGCACCGATATAGCGGTAATGCCACGATTCCCACACATAGCCGGTTACCGCTTCGTATCCCTTGGGAAAAGAAAGCGACCAGCCGTATTTTGCAGCATTCTGCAATACCCATTTACCGGCGCGCGTTTGCGCAAACTCATCCGAAATGGAACCGAAATCTACGACCGTACCAAGCTGGTGTTGGCTTGTTCCCGCACGGGCGGAAAACCGTTCGGCTTCTTTTTCGCCGGATTCCCGTACATAGCGGTCAAATAAATTTTTCTGATATGTATATGAACGATACGAGGAACTGACAACCAGCCTAACGCCATCCTGTTGTGCTGCAAGCGCCATTTCCTGCAACGCTTGTTCCGCCGTTTTTGTCAGGGATAAATCCTTTCGGTTAATTATGTATGCGCGGCCGGTACTGAGCGTTACAAGGTTTTGCGGCGTATATCCATCAGGCAATAAATGCCGCTTATCAACCAAGATCAAGAGGTTCTCTTGGTCGGCGGCTAAGATATTCTGCAAGTCAGCTAAGAAGGAAGCTGCATTGTTACGAATATGACGCTGCATCTCTACCGGAATAGCAGCAGGATATACAAAATTGCGAAGCTGTATTTCCATATTCGCATCAGCTGCCGTTACACAAAAAAACGATAGCAGACACATTATTGTACAAAGTATTTTTTTCATACCACTTACTTTTTGGCGCCGTGTTTATAAGTACACAATAATACAGGAGCGTGAATGTTCTTGCCGGTAACAGACTTTACGGGCAAGATTTTTTGTCATCAATAAACCGAATCCTCGGTACCGCTTTGCTTTAGGATCAAAATGGGGTTTAGTTCTCTTGAGCGCATCCAATAAATTGTCAAAATTCGTGCTGTGATAGGAGAAACAAAGACGCGGAAAGAACATATTGGATATACTCAATCGAAGCTCTTTACTTTCTGGAAAGACAGCATGCTCGGCAATATTATCAAACACTTCTGTTGCGATAATAAGTGCTGTTGCCCGTTTACTCTCAGGAATATCTTTAGAGGTAGCGATAAAATCTTCGATAAAGCCAATATTTTTTAAATCGGCTTCTACCTGTAAATGGTTCACGCCCTTATACCGTATCAGCCTATTTTACTTCATCAAGTGAGTGAATAATCGGAAATACTTCTGAAAAACCGGTGGAGGCAATCGCAAGCTTTACAACCTCTGAAGGATTCATAATATAAATTTTATGACCAAGCTCGGCTCCGTCTTCGGAAGCAGCCATGAGGATACCCAATCCTGATGAAGACAAGTTGGTAACACGGGATACATCCAATACGATTGAGCGCTCCTTAATAAGGTTGTAAACCTTCGTCTCAAATTCATGGTATGTGTATGAATTTATTGAACCGGCTACTGTCAGTAATACAAACGTATCATTCATTTTTTCCGTAATCGTTAAATTATCCATCATAATACTCCTATGTTAATTATTGATTATATTTCAATACCAATATGGTAACATCATCATCGATTTTACGCAAAATAAAATCCAGAAGGTTATTATAAATCGTGCGAGCAATCTGAGAGGGTTTAGCACCGTTATTTTCCTGCAGTATCCGTCCAACACGATCGCTGCCGAACCGGTCGCCTTTTAGGTTCGTTGCTTCAAGCAAACCGTCAGTCGTAAAGACAATTGCATCTCCCTTGTGCATCGTGATTTTTCGTACCTTTAAGAAAGGTTCAATATTCTTTACAAAGCCGAGAACCCTGCCCTCACCTTGAATTTCAATTGCATTTTTATATGAGCTGATATACATCGACATCAACGGAATACCGCAGTTCAAGTAGTAAATTGTATTAGTCGGAAAGTCGATAATACCGAACAACCCGGCAAAGAATGTTCCGCGCGGTAGATTATCCTTTATAAACCGGTTTACCTTTGTTACCAATTCCTTAAAATCGGAGATTGTCTGTAGATAGGTATGAATAATCGACTTTAAAATGACCATCGACATACTTGCACTTAACCCCTTACCGGAAACATCCCCAATAAGGAACATTGCCCGTTTTTCGTTCAGCGTAATATAGTCGATAAAATCGCCGCCGAGCTGATGCGCTGAGTATGCAATAGAATCCATTGAAAAGCCATGCGATTCAAGGGTATCCTTATAGTTCTGAATGGATCCGATAATTTGGTCGGACATTTCAACTTCACGGTCAATCGTAACGGTAATATCCTGTTTGGAAATATTCCTAAGGTAATAGATTACCAAAAAGAAATACGAATACATATTGGACAAAACGCGTATGTCATACAGATTGTATTCCGCACTGTGTGTCTTAGGAGCTAACAGGATACAGCCGATGAGCTTTTGCCCCTCTCTCATACTGATAAGTATCTCGGTCTGTGTTGTTTCAAAGATATCAAGCAGCTCATCACGTATCGATTCATACACATAATTGGCAATAAGTTCTGTTTTTGTAAGAACAATATTATTTTGACTGAGCAGATACTCAAAACAGGCAAGGTTTGCGCTTAATGTATTATGATGATCAAAATCCGAATAGACCGTTTGCAAATTCATGTTTTCATCACTGACAAGAATATCGAGCCCTTTACACGTGATATACTGCTTCATAATTCTCGGAAAAGTCTCCAACACCGTATCGTGGCCTTTTCCAAAATCGAGTTTTTGCAGTTCGGCATCCAACCTCACTTCATAATCTGCCGTCCTACCTAAGGCATATCTAAGCTTACGGGCAACAAAGCTTCGAATAAAGAAAAGAATAATACACGAAACTGTAATCGAAGACATCCAACCCCCGACCGAAGGGATAAACTGCATAATAAGTGCTGTTGTCAAACCTGCAGCTCCTGCAAAGATCGCAGTAAAAAGGATAAACCGGAGAAACCCGAAGAAAATTTGCTTAATATCAAAAGCACGCGTCAGCGAAAATACGGCATTATCAAGCATCAGCATAGCGGCATACCCGAACGGTATAAAGGCAAACGCCCAGGAAAATACCTGAAAAAAATAACTTT
Encoded proteins:
- a CDS encoding PP2C family protein-serine/threonine phosphatase yields the protein MGLIFFTYFGAVLLLVNSSYLSFHQSNRINVLLNKITVPAAAFALCIAASVHLVFYGQAGIQRVVTMCGIFFMLLASYHILDMVLVISNFKIYKVLQKINTVFHIAGIGLIIFFVGRFQWNPLRGFYFSQRDVVPGLAGIKLFMYIYIFFVPVLSITICFVKMFFVKSNIHRQQLLLHGFSIGLALAIWITESYFFQVFSWAFAFIPFGYAAMLMLDNAVFSLTRAFDIKQIFFGFLRFILFTAIFAGAAGLTTALIMQFIPSVGGWMSSITVSCIILFFIRSFVARKLRYALGRTADYEVRLDAELQKLDFGKGHDTVLETFPRIMKQYITCKGLDILVSDENMNLQTVYSDFDHHNTLSANLACFEYLLSQNNIVLTKTELIANYVYESIRDELLDIFETTQTEILISMREGQKLIGCILLAPKTHSAEYNLYDIRVLSNMYSYFFLVIYYLRNISKQDITVTIDREVEMSDQIIGSIQNYKDTLESHGFSMDSIAYSAHQLGGDFIDYITLNEKRAMFLIGDVSGKGLSASMSMVILKSIIHTYLQTISDFKELVTKVNRFIKDNLPRGTFFAGLFGIIDFPTNTIYYLNCGIPLMSMYISSYKNAIEIQGEGRVLGFVKNIEPFLKVRKITMHKGDAIVFTTDGLLEATNLKGDRFGSDRVGRILQENNGAKPSQIARTIYNNLLDFILRKIDDDVTILVLKYNQ
- a CDS encoding M15 family metallopeptidase translates to MKKILCTIMCLLSFFCVTAADANMEIQLRNFVYPAAIPVEMQRHIRNNAASFLADLQNILAADQENLLILVDKRHLLPDGYTPQNLVTLSTGRAYIINRKDLSLTKTAEQALQEMALAAQQDGVRLVVSSSYRSYTYQKNLFDRYVRESGEKEAERFSARAGTSQHQLGTVVDFGSISDEFAQTRAGKWVLQNAAKYGWSLSFPKGYEAVTGYVWESWHYRYIGAEACAFQQKWFGGIQQYMLEFIDTWKKQTK
- a CDS encoding CoA-disulfide reductase, whose translation is MKKYLIVGGVAGGAGVAARLRRLDESAEIIIFERGSHISFANCGLPYYAGGVIENREALFVMTPEKFKASLNVTAKVRHEVTAINPASKTVTVKNLDTGAEGAESYDTLILSPGASPIKPPIPGINDDAIYTLRSVSDIDAIKQKIDNPATKRVAVIGGGFIGLEMAENLHRRGMDVSIIEAVDQVMNVIDYDMAAIVQENIRSKGVGLYLKDGVKAFERRSAGLAVCLQSGKEVVCDAVLLSIGVRPDTKLAKDCNIELAQNGAIKVNEYFETSQKDIYAIGDAISFKSPLLGTDTTIPLAGPANKQARICADNIVYGNKKTYCGTIGTSIARIFDYTAAATGLGEKALDRAGLPYKQVVTHAAHHASYYPHASMLSIKILYNPENGRLWGAQAVGVEGVDKRIDVIAAYIKKNGTISDLAEFEHAYAPPFDSAKDPVNMLGFIAENDRDGLTTIISWRDIPRYAEQGAFFLDVRTPEEFSCGALPGAVNIPHTALRSRLNEVPKDRPVVINCGMGLRGYIAERILRQNGYKHTVNLSGGFMTYNAVHNELAHLS
- a CDS encoding STAS domain-containing protein is translated as MMDNLTITEKMNDTFVLLTVAGSINSYTYHEFETKVYNLIKERSIVLDVSRVTNLSSSGLGILMAASEDGAELGHKIYIMNPSEVVKLAIASTGFSEVFPIIHSLDEVK